The DNA sequence GCGCCTTCGTCACCCTGCACGTGGGCGCAGGTACCTTCCAGCCGGTGCGGGTCGACAAGATCGAAGACCACCACATGCATAAAGAGTGGCTTGAAGTGAGCCAGGATGTGGTGGATGCCATCGACGCCTGCCGCGCCCGTGGCGGCCGGGTGATCGCGGTTGGCACCACCAGCGTGCGTTCGCTGGAAAGCGCAGCGCGCGACGGCGTGCTCAAGGCCTTCAGCGGCGACACCGACATCTTCATCTACCCGGGCCGGCCGTTCCATGTGGTCGACGCCCTGGTCACCAACTTCCACCTGCCGGAGTCCACGCTGCTGATGCTGGTCTCGGCCTTTGCCGGCTACCCCGAGACCATGGCCGCCTATGCGGCGGCGGTGGCGCAGGGGTACCGCTTCTTCAGTTACGGTGATGCCATGTTCATCACCCGCAATCCGGCGCCACGCGGGCCCGAGGATCAAGCATGAGTCGCACCTGTCGAATGTCCTTCGAACTGCTGGCCACCGACGGCAAGGCCCGTCGTGGCCGCATCACCTTCCCACGTGGCACCGTGGAAACCCCGGCGTTCATGCCGGTGGGCACCTATGGTACGGTCAAGGGCATGCTGCCGCGCGATATCGAGGCCATCGGCGCCGAGATGATCCTGGGCAACACCTTCCACCTGTGGCTGCGCCCGGGCACCGAGGTGATCAAGAAGCACAACGGCCTGCACGACTTCATGCAGTGGAAAGGCCCGATCCTCACCGATTCCGGTGGTTTCCAGGTGTTCAGCCTGGGCGCCATGCGCAAGATCAAGGAGGAGGGCGTGACCTTCGCCTCGCCGGTCGACGGCGCCAAGGTGTTCATGGGCCCGGAAGAGTCGATGCAGGTGCAGCGCGACCTGGGCTCGGATGTGGTGATGATCTTCGACGAGTGCACCCCGTACCCGGCCGAGCACGATGTGGCGCGCGCCTCGATGGAGCTGTCGCTGCGCTGGGCCCAGCGCTCGAAGAACGCCCATGCCGACAATACCGCGGCGCTGTTCGGTATCGTCCAGGGCGGCATGTACCAGGACCTGCGCATGCGCTCGCTGGAAGGCCTGGAAAACATCGGTTTCGATGGCCTGGCCATCGGCGGCCTGTCGGTCGGCGAACCCAAGCACGAAATGATCAAGGTGCTGGATTACCTGCCGGGCCAGATGCCTGCTGACAAACCTCGTTACCTTATGGGGGTAGGCAAACCGGAAGATCTCGTTGAGGGTGTGCGCCGCGGCGTCGACATGTTCGACTGCGTGATGCCTACGCGTAACGCACGCAACGGCCATCTGTTCGTCGATACCGGGGTGATCAAGATCCGCAACGCGTTCCATCGCCACGATGATTCGCCGCTGGATCCGACCTGTGATTGCTATACCTGCAGCAACTTCTCCCGCGCCTATCTGCATCACCTGGACAAGTGCGGCGAAATGCTGAGCAGCATGCTGAATACCATCCACAACTTGCGCCATTACCAGCGCTTGATGGCCGGTTTACGCGAGGCTATTCAACAAGGTAAATTGGCCGCCTTTGTCGACGCCTTCTACGCCAAGCGCGGGCTTCCGGTACCGCCCTTGGACTGACTGTTCGCATCCATTATTAGAAAATTACATTAGGAGTGCCCAATGAGCTTCTTGATCCCCGCCGCATACGCGGACGCCGCAGCACCCGCCGCCGGCCCAGCCGGTACCGGCTTCGAGTGGATTTTCCTGGTCGGTTTCCTGGTCATCTTCTACCTGATGATCTGGCGCCCGCAGGCCAAGCGTGCCAAAGAGCAGAAGAACCTGCTAAGCAACTTGCAAAAGGGTGACGAAGTTGTCACCAACGGCGGCATCGCCGGCAAGATCGTCAAGGTTTCCGATGATTTCGTGGTCCTGGAAGTTTCCGACAGCGTCGAGCTGAAGTTCCAGAAGGGTGCCATTGCGGCCACCCTGCCAAAAGGTACGCTCAAGGCTATCTGAGTTACCAGTTTCATTTTTCCAGTCGGGGCGCGCAAAGCGCCCCGCGTCTTGAACGGGCGGCGTGATGCTGAACAAATACCCTCTGTGGAAATACGCACTGATCGTGCTGGTACTGGCGATCGGTTTTATTTATTCCGCTCCCAACCTCTACCCGGATGATCCGGCGGTACAGATCAGCGGTGCCAGCTCGGCGCTGCACGTGAGCCAGGCCGACCTCGATCGCGTCAGCAAGGCGCTGGTCGATGCCAAGATCGCCGTCAAGGGCGCGAGCCTGGGTGAAAAGGGCAGCGGGCTGATCCGCCTGACCAGTCAGGAAGACCAGCTGCCAGCCAAGGATGTAGTGCGCAAGGCACTTGGCGATGACTACGTCGTGGCCCTGAACCTGGCCCAGACCACCCCGCAATGGCTGCGCAGCCTGGGCGCCAGCCCGATGAAGCTGGGCCTGGACCTGTCCGGTGGTGTGCACTTCCTGCTGGAAGTGGACATGGACAAGGCCATGAGCGCGCGCATGAAAGTCTACGAAGGCGAGGTCAAGACCTTGCTGCGCAAAGAGCGCGTCCGCTACCGCAGCCTGCCTCAGCAGGATGGCGGCATCATGCTGGGCTTCGCTGACGATGCCACCCGCGAGCAGGCACGTGCCCTGATTCGCAAGAATTTCAATGATTTCGACCTGACCACCACCGAGCGCAACGAGCTCGCCGTGCTGCGTCTGGCGCTGACCCAGGCGAAAGTCGCCGAGATCCGCGAATACTCGATCAAGCAGAACCTCACCACCGTGCGCAACCGGGTCAACGAGCTGGGCGTGGCCGAGCCGCTGGTACAGCGCCAGGGCGCCAACCGCATCGTGGTCGAGCTGCCAGGCGTGCAGGATACTGCCGAAGCCAAGCGCATCCTCGGCAAGACCGCCAACCTGGAATTCCGCTTCGGTGCCGAGCCGGGTGCATCCAAGGCCACCACCGAAGTGTTCGAGTTCCGTGAAGGCGGCCGCTCCGCCGCGGTCGAGCGCGGCCTGATCATCACCGGTGACCAGGTCACCGACGCCCAGGCCAGCTTCGACGAGCACGGCCGCCCGCAGGTGAACATCCGCCTCGATGGCCATGGTGGCGAGCTCATGAGCCGCGCTACCCGCAGCAATGTCGGCCGCAGCATGGCGGTGATCTTCATCGAGCAGAAGCCGGTTACCCGCTACGTCAAGCAGACCGTCGACGGCGTCGAGAAGGACGTTGCCGTACAGAGCTTCCAGGAAGAGAAGAAGATCATCAGCCTGGCGACCATCCAGTCGCCGCTGGGCAGCCAGTTCCGCATCACCGGCCTGAACGGCCAGGGCGAATCGTCCGAACTGGCCCTGCTGCTGCGTGCCGGTGGCCTGGCCGCGCCGATGTACTTCGCTGAAGAACGGACCATCGGCCCAAGCCTGGGTGCCGACAACATCACCAAAGGTATCGATGCGTCGCTGTGGGGCATGCTGTTCGTCTCGCTGTTCATCATCGCCATCTACCGCGGCTTCGGCGTGCTGGCGACCATCGCCCTGGCTGGCAACATGGTATTGCTGCTGGCGTTGATGTCCTTGCTGGGGGCCACCCTGACCCTGCCGGGTATCGCCGGTATCGTACTGACCATGGGTATGGCGGTAGACGCCAACGTGCTGATCTTCTCGCGTATCCGTGAGGAACTGGCGGCGGGCATGTCGGTGCAGCGTGCCATCCATGAAGGTTTCAACCGCGCCTACTCGGCCATCGTCGACGCCAACCTGACCACCTTGCTTGTAGGTGGCATCCTGTTCGCCATGGGCACCGGGCCGGTGAAGGGCTTTGCGGTCACCATGTCCCTCGGGATTTTCACATCGATGTTCACTGCCGTGATGGTGACCCGTGCGCTGGTCAACCTGACCTGCGGCGGGCGTGACATCAAGAAGCTGTGGGTTTGAGGGGAGCTGCGATGAAAACCATCAACTTCATGGGCGTGCGCAATGTCGCGTTCGCCATTACCTTGCTCCTCACTGTGCTGGCGCTGTTCAGCTGGTGGCACAAGGGCCTGAACTTCGGCCTGGACTTCACTGGCGGTACGCTGATCGAGCTGACCTACGAGCGCCCGGCCGACCTTGAGGCGGTGCGCACCGAGCTGGTCGGTTCCGGCTTCCACGAGGCAGTGGTGCAGAGCTTCGGCGCCACCACCGACCTGCTGGTGCGCATGCCGGGCGATGACCCGCAGTTGGGCACCAAGGTCGCCGAGGCCTTGCAGAAGGCTGGTGGCGACAACCCGGCCACGGTCAAGCGGGTCGAGTTCGTCGGCCCGCAAGTGGGTGAAGAGCTGCGCGACCAGGGTGGCCTGGGCATGCTGCTGGCCCTCGGTGGCATCCTCATCTACCTGGCCTTCCGCTTCCAGTGGAAGTTCGCCGTGGGCGCGATCGTCTCGCTGATCCACGACGTGGTGGTGACCCTGGGTATCCTGTCGTTCTTCCAGATCACCTTCGACCTGACCGTGCTGGCAGCGGTGCTGGCGATCATCGGCTATTCGCTGAACGACACCATCGTCGTGTTCGACCGGGTGCGCGAGAACTTCCGGGTCATGCGCAAGGCCTCGCTGATCGAGAACATCAACGTTTCCACCACGCAGACCCTGCTGCGCACCGTTGCCACCTCGGTTTCGACCTTGCTGGCGATTGCCGCGCTGCTGTTCTTCGGTGGTGACAACCTGTTCGGCTTCTCGCTGGCGCTGTTCATTGGCGTCATGGCCGGTACCTACTCGTCGATCTACATCGCCAACGTGGTGCTGATCTGGCTGAACCTGAACAGTGAAGACCTGATCCCGCCGGCCAAGACCGACGGTGTCGACGACCGTCCATAAGGCATGCTGCATGCCGCCCGGCGGCCCAAAAGGCGCAAGTGTTGAACTTGCGCCTTTTTTTTCGCTCCAAGGCTGGGAGAAGGCGGGTCGGACCCGCGGGTATGATCAGGAGGTTCATGTGAACAAATCAATGCTGGTGGGTGCGGTACTGGGTGCTGTCGGTGTGACTGCCGGAGGTGCTGTCGCGACCTACAGCTTGGTCAACAAGGGGCCTGAGTATGCGCAGGTCACCGACGTGCAACCGATCAAACAACAGGTAAAAACCCCGCGTGAGGTCTGCAAGGACGTCACCGTGACGCGCCAGGCGCCGGTCAAGGACCAGCACCAGATCGCCGGTACCGTGGTGGGTGCCATTGCCGGTGGCCTGCTGGGTAACCAGATCGGCGGTGGTACCGGCAAGAAGATTGCCACCGTGGCCGGTGCGGTCGGTGGCGGTTATGCCGGTAACAAGGTGCAGGAAGGCATGCAGGAGCGTGATACCTACACGACCACGCAAACCCGCTGCAACACGGTCAATGACATCAGCGAGAAGGTGGTGGGCTACAACGTCAAGTACACCATCGGCGATCAGGTAGGGCAGGTGAAGATGGATCACGAGCCTGGTTCGACCATTCCGGTGGACAAGAATGGCAAGCTGATCCTCAGCGAAGCCGGGCAATAAGTCCCGGCGCGGTCTGCTCTTTGTAGGAGCGGCCTTGTGTCGCGAAAGGGGTGCGAAGCAGCCCCGACAATCTCTGATATGGCACAGATCGTGGGGGCGCTTCGCACCCCTTTCGCGACACAAGGCCGCTCCTACACGGATCGCGAAAGCCCTGGGATATGGGTACAGGCACAAAAAAAGCACCCCGCGGGGTGCTTTTTCGTATCTGCAATTCGCGCTTAGCGCTTCATGCTTTCTGGCAGGTGCGGCTGGATGGCGGTCAGCACCGCCTTGAAGCACTTGATGTTGCCAGCAACGATATGGCCTTTCTCGAGGAAGTCATGGCCACCGTTGAAGTCGCTGACCAGGCCGCCCGCTTCCTGGATCAGCAGCACGCCGGCCGCCATGTCCCACTCGGACAGGCCCGACTCCCAGAAGGCGTCGAAACGGCCAGCGGCAACGTAGGCCAGGTCCAGGCTGGCGGAGCCGGCGCGGCGGATGCCGGCGGTCTGGCCGGTCAGCGCGCGGAACATACCCAGGTAGTTGTCCAGCTCGGCCATCTGGCTGTCACGGAACGGGAAGCCGGTGCCCAGCAGGGCGCCTTCGAGGCTGGTACGCGAGCTGACGCGCAGGCGGCGGCCATTGAGCTGGGCGCCACGGCCACGGCTGGCGGTGAATTCTTCCTGGCGAACCGGGTCGACGATTACGGCGTGCTCAAGGCGGCCACGGTATTTGCAGGCGATGCTGACCGCGAAGTGTGGGATGCCACGCAGGAAGTTGGTGGTGCCGTCCAGCGGGTCGATGATCCACAGGTAGTCCTTGCCTTCTTCGCCACTACCCACGTGCAGGCCGGTTTCCTCGCCCTGGATGGAGTGGTTCGGGTAGGCCTTGCGCAGGGCGTTGACGATGCTCTGCTCGGCGGCGCGATCGACTTCGGAAACGTAGTCCTTGGCCTCTTTCTCATCGACCTTGATGCTATCCAGGCGTTCGATGGAGCGGAAAATCAGTTCACTGGCGCTGCGAGCGGCGCGCAGGGCGATATTCAGCATAGGCTGCATGGGCGGGTCACCTGGAGATGTTAAAGAAGAAAGCCGATCATTCTAGCAGAAATCTTTGGCGGCAGAAGTGTCACATTTGCTTTCGTGGCGTTACGTCTGTCGGTTCTGTAAGATCGGAAGCCCTGATTCCTGCATCTGTGAGCACAACACCTTGCTGCAAAATATTCGTGTTGTTCTGGTCAATACCAGCCACCCCGGCAACATCGGCGGCGCTGCACGAGCCATGAAAAACATGGGCTTGTCGCGTCTGGTGCTGGTGCAGCCGAAAGAATTTCCCGCCGTGGATGCAAGCGCCCGAGCCTCCGGGGCCGACGATGTGCTGGACAGCGCCCAGGTGGTCGACAGCCTGGAGCAGGCGCTGGTCGGCTGCAACCTGGTGATGGGCACCAGCGCCCGCGAGCGGAGCATCCCCTGGCCGCTGATCGGCCCACGTGAATGCGGAGCCAAGGCAGTGGAGCATGCCAATGGCGGCGAGGAGATCGCCCTGGTGTTCGGGCGCGAGCACGCCGGCCTGACCAACGAAGAACTGCAGCGATGTCACTTCCACGTGCACATTCCCTCCAGCCCCGACTTCAGCTCGCTGAACCTGGCTGCGGCTGTCCAGGTGCTCGCCTACGAGGTGCGCATGGCCTGGCTGGCGGCCGGCGAAGCGCCGGGCAAGGTCGACAAGGTTGACGCCAGCGAACTGGCGACCATGGACGAAATGGAGCTGTTCTACGACCACCTGGAGAAGACCCTGGTCGGTATCGGCTTCCTCGACCCCGAAAAGCCCAAGCACCTGATGCCGCGCCTGCGCCGGCTGTATGGGCGGGTCGCGGTCGAACGTTCGGAAATGAGCATTTTGCGCGGCATCCTCACCGAGACCCAGAAAGTGGTCCGCGGCGAGCCGCATAAACGGAAGGACTGACAGATGTTCGAACGCCTGCGTGAAGATATTCAAAGCGTATTCCACCGCGACCCGGCCGCGCGCAATGCCTTCGAGGTGCTGACCTGCTACCCCGGCATGCACGCCATCTGGCTGCACCGCCTGGGCCATGCCCTGTGGAAGCGTGATTTCAAATGGCTGGCCCGCCTGGTGTCGAACTTCGGGCGCTGGCTGACCGGCATCGAGATCCACCCCGGCGCCACCATCGGCCGGCGCTTCTTCATTGACCATGGCATGGGCATCGTCATCGGTGAAACCGCCGAGATCGGCGATGATGTCACCCTGTACCAGGGGGTGACCCTGGGCGGCACCAGCTGGAACAAGGGCAAGCGCCACCCGACCCTGGAAAACGGCGTGGTGGTAGGGGCGGGGGCCAAGGTGCTGGGCCCGTTCACCGTCGGCGCCGGGGCCAAGATCGGCTCCAATGCGGTGGTGACCAAGGCGGTGCCGGCGGGCGCCACGGCGGTGGGTATCCCGGGGCGTATCATCGTCAAGAGCGAAGACACTGAAGTCGAGGCCAAGCGCAAGGCCATGGCCGAGAAGATCGGCTTCGATGCCTACGGGGTCAGCGGCGACATGCCCGATCCGGTGGCCCGTGCCATCGGCCAGATGCTCGATCACCTGCAAGCGGTCGACGAGCGGCTTGAGGGGATGTGCGGCGCCCTGACCAAGATGGGCAGCGATTATTGCGCCAAGGAGCTGCCGGCCCTGCCGGAAGATGACTTCAAGGATGTCGCCCAGGTGGCCCAGCGCGACACCCAGCCGCATTGATTGCGCCGTGCCCGCGGTGCCGTGACATACGGGGCGTGTGCTCACGCCCCTGGTCTGCTACAATCGCGCCCGCCTCCCCGATGCAAACCCGACTAAAGCACTAGGTCTAATAGTTGACTTAAATGCTCGGGAATCGCATACTCGCACACATCCCGAAACTCCCGTGGTACCCAATAGCCATGCGACTGACTACCAAAGGCCGATACGCCGTGACCGCCATGCTCGACCTGGCGTTGCACGCGCAGCATGGGCCGGTGTCTTTGGCCGACATTTCCGAGCGCCAGGGCATTTCCCTCTCTTATCTGGAGCAGCTGTTCGCCAAGCTGCGCCGCAGCAGCCTGGTTTCCAGCGTGCGCGGTCCAGGCGGTGGCTACCAGCTGTCGCGGGGCATGGAAACCATCCGGGTGGCCCAGGTCATCGATGCGGTCAACGAATCGGTCGATGCCACCCGCTGCCAGGGCCTCGGGGACTGCCATGCCGGTGATACCTGCCTGACCCACCACCTGTGGTGCGACCTCAGCCAGCAGATCCATGAATTCCTCAGTGGCATCAGCCTGGCCGACCTCGTCATGCGCCGTGAGGTGCAGGAAGTCGCCCAGCGCCAGGACCTGCGTCGTGTCGCAGGCCGAGCCGCCCAGCTGGACAAGATTGAGACGTCCGCCGTCGATTGATCCCCTTGGGACGACGAGCGACGCCACCGCCTGATAGGAGAGACAAATGAAGTTGCCGATCTACCTCGATTACTCCGCGACCACCCCGGTCGACCCACGCGTGGCCCAGAAGATGGCCGAGTGCCTGCTGGTCGACGGGAACTTCGGTAACCCGGCTTCGCGCTCCCATGTCTTCGGCTGGAAGGCCGAGGAAGCGGTCGAGAACGGTCGCCGTCAGGTTGCCGAACTGATCAATGCCGATCCGCGCGAAATCGTCTGGACCAGCGGTGCCACCGAGTCCGACAACCTCGCACTGAAAGGTGTCGCGCACTTCTATCAGACCAAGGGCAAGCACATCATCACCTCCAAGATCGAGCACAAGGCGGTGCTGGACACTGCTCGCCAGCTGGAGCGTGAAGGGTTCGAAGTCACCTACCTGGAGCCGGGCGAAGACGGCATCGTCACCCCGGCCATGGTCGAGGCGGCGCTGCGTGACGACACCATCCTGGTCTCGCTGATGCACGTGAACAACGAAGTCGGCTCGATCAACGACATCGCCGCCATCGGTGAACTGACCCGCTCGCGC is a window from the Pseudomonas anuradhapurensis genome containing:
- the tgt gene encoding tRNA guanosine(34) transglycosylase Tgt, translated to MSFELLATDGKARRGRITFPRGTVETPAFMPVGTYGTVKGMLPRDIEAIGAEMILGNTFHLWLRPGTEVIKKHNGLHDFMQWKGPILTDSGGFQVFSLGAMRKIKEEGVTFASPVDGAKVFMGPEESMQVQRDLGSDVVMIFDECTPYPAEHDVARASMELSLRWAQRSKNAHADNTAALFGIVQGGMYQDLRMRSLEGLENIGFDGLAIGGLSVGEPKHEMIKVLDYLPGQMPADKPRYLMGVGKPEDLVEGVRRGVDMFDCVMPTRNARNGHLFVDTGVIKIRNAFHRHDDSPLDPTCDCYTCSNFSRAYLHHLDKCGEMLSSMLNTIHNLRHYQRLMAGLREAIQQGKLAAFVDAFYAKRGLPVPPLD
- the yajC gene encoding preprotein translocase subunit YajC, with product MSFLIPAAYADAAAPAAGPAGTGFEWIFLVGFLVIFYLMIWRPQAKRAKEQKNLLSNLQKGDEVVTNGGIAGKIVKVSDDFVVLEVSDSVELKFQKGAIAATLPKGTLKAI
- the secD gene encoding protein translocase subunit SecD, with the protein product MLNKYPLWKYALIVLVLAIGFIYSAPNLYPDDPAVQISGASSALHVSQADLDRVSKALVDAKIAVKGASLGEKGSGLIRLTSQEDQLPAKDVVRKALGDDYVVALNLAQTTPQWLRSLGASPMKLGLDLSGGVHFLLEVDMDKAMSARMKVYEGEVKTLLRKERVRYRSLPQQDGGIMLGFADDATREQARALIRKNFNDFDLTTTERNELAVLRLALTQAKVAEIREYSIKQNLTTVRNRVNELGVAEPLVQRQGANRIVVELPGVQDTAEAKRILGKTANLEFRFGAEPGASKATTEVFEFREGGRSAAVERGLIITGDQVTDAQASFDEHGRPQVNIRLDGHGGELMSRATRSNVGRSMAVIFIEQKPVTRYVKQTVDGVEKDVAVQSFQEEKKIISLATIQSPLGSQFRITGLNGQGESSELALLLRAGGLAAPMYFAEERTIGPSLGADNITKGIDASLWGMLFVSLFIIAIYRGFGVLATIALAGNMVLLLALMSLLGATLTLPGIAGIVLTMGMAVDANVLIFSRIREELAAGMSVQRAIHEGFNRAYSAIVDANLTTLLVGGILFAMGTGPVKGFAVTMSLGIFTSMFTAVMVTRALVNLTCGGRDIKKLWV
- the secF gene encoding protein translocase subunit SecF, whose product is MKTINFMGVRNVAFAITLLLTVLALFSWWHKGLNFGLDFTGGTLIELTYERPADLEAVRTELVGSGFHEAVVQSFGATTDLLVRMPGDDPQLGTKVAEALQKAGGDNPATVKRVEFVGPQVGEELRDQGGLGMLLALGGILIYLAFRFQWKFAVGAIVSLIHDVVVTLGILSFFQITFDLTVLAAVLAIIGYSLNDTIVVFDRVRENFRVMRKASLIENINVSTTQTLLRTVATSVSTLLAIAALLFFGGDNLFGFSLALFIGVMAGTYSSIYIANVVLIWLNLNSEDLIPPAKTDGVDDRP
- a CDS encoding glycine zipper 2TM domain-containing protein → MNKSMLVGAVLGAVGVTAGGAVATYSLVNKGPEYAQVTDVQPIKQQVKTPREVCKDVTVTRQAPVKDQHQIAGTVVGAIAGGLLGNQIGGGTGKKIATVAGAVGGGYAGNKVQEGMQERDTYTTTQTRCNTVNDISEKVVGYNVKYTIGDQVGQVKMDHEPGSTIPVDKNGKLILSEAGQ
- the suhB gene encoding inositol-phosphate phosphatase; the encoded protein is MQPMLNIALRAARSASELIFRSIERLDSIKVDEKEAKDYVSEVDRAAEQSIVNALRKAYPNHSIQGEETGLHVGSGEEGKDYLWIIDPLDGTTNFLRGIPHFAVSIACKYRGRLEHAVIVDPVRQEEFTASRGRGAQLNGRRLRVSSRTSLEGALLGTGFPFRDSQMAELDNYLGMFRALTGQTAGIRRAGSASLDLAYVAAGRFDAFWESGLSEWDMAAGVLLIQEAGGLVSDFNGGHDFLEKGHIVAGNIKCFKAVLTAIQPHLPESMKR
- the trmJ gene encoding tRNA (cytosine(32)/uridine(32)-2'-O)-methyltransferase TrmJ; this encodes MLQNIRVVLVNTSHPGNIGGAARAMKNMGLSRLVLVQPKEFPAVDASARASGADDVLDSAQVVDSLEQALVGCNLVMGTSARERSIPWPLIGPRECGAKAVEHANGGEEIALVFGREHAGLTNEELQRCHFHVHIPSSPDFSSLNLAAAVQVLAYEVRMAWLAAGEAPGKVDKVDASELATMDEMELFYDHLEKTLVGIGFLDPEKPKHLMPRLRRLYGRVAVERSEMSILRGILTETQKVVRGEPHKRKD
- the cysE gene encoding serine O-acetyltransferase, coding for MFERLREDIQSVFHRDPAARNAFEVLTCYPGMHAIWLHRLGHALWKRDFKWLARLVSNFGRWLTGIEIHPGATIGRRFFIDHGMGIVIGETAEIGDDVTLYQGVTLGGTSWNKGKRHPTLENGVVVGAGAKVLGPFTVGAGAKIGSNAVVTKAVPAGATAVGIPGRIIVKSEDTEVEAKRKAMAEKIGFDAYGVSGDMPDPVARAIGQMLDHLQAVDERLEGMCGALTKMGSDYCAKELPALPEDDFKDVAQVAQRDTQPH
- the iscR gene encoding Fe-S cluster assembly transcriptional regulator IscR, giving the protein MRLTTKGRYAVTAMLDLALHAQHGPVSLADISERQGISLSYLEQLFAKLRRSSLVSSVRGPGGGYQLSRGMETIRVAQVIDAVNESVDATRCQGLGDCHAGDTCLTHHLWCDLSQQIHEFLSGISLADLVMRREVQEVAQRQDLRRVAGRAAQLDKIETSAVD